The Amycolatopsis umgeniensis DNA segment GTCGTCGTCACCGTTGCCGATCTCGGACAGGTCGAGCGGCACGAGCCCGCCGCCGAAGATGGACATCTTGTCCTCGCGCCAGTTCACCCGGCCCTTGACCAGGACCGCGTTGTCCTCGATGAGGTCGGCGGAGAACATCGCGTACGACTTCGGGAAGTAGAGGACCTCCAGCGAGGCGTCCATGTCCTCGACCGTGCAGATCGCCCAGGGCTCGCCCTTCTTGTTGACCCGGCGCTCCAGCGAGGTGATCAGCCCGGAGATGATCAGCTCGCCTTCCTTGGGCGGGTCGGCGATGATCGCGGCGATCGGCCTCGGCGCGTGTTTGCGCAGGATGCGCTCGGCGCCGTCCAGCGGATGCGCCGAGACGTACAGGCCGAGCATCTCCCGTTCGTAGGCCAGAAGCTGCTTGCGCGGATACTCCTCCTCGCCGAACTTCAGGTGCGCGAGCGGCGAAGAGGACACGGCCTCGGCGTCGTCGTCCCCGCCGAAACCGAAGAGGTCGAACTGGCCCATCGCCTCCTGGCGCTTGAGCGGGACCACGGCCTCGACCGCGTCCTCGTGCACCTGGATCATCGAGAGCCGCGTGTTGCCGAGCGAGTCGAACCCGCCGGCCTTGATCAGCGATTCGATGACCCGCTTGTTGCAGGCCACCAGTTCGGATTTGTCGAGGAAGTCGGTGAAGGTGGAGTACTTCCCCTTCTCCTCGCGGGTCTTGATGATCGACTCGACGACGTTCGCGCCGACGTTGCGGACGGCACCCATGCCGAAGCGGATGTCCTCCCCGACGGCCGCGAACCTCAGCGCCGACTCGTTGACGTCCGGCGGGAGGACCTTGATCCCGAGGCGGCGGCACTCGGAGAGGTAGACCGCGGATTTGTCCTTGTTGTCACCGACCGAGGTGAGCAGCGCGGCCATGTACTCCGGCGTGAAGTTCGCCTTGAGGTACGCGGTCCAGTAGGAGATCAGGCCGTACGCGGCCGCGTGGCTCTTGTTGAACGCGTAGCCGGCGAACGGGAGGATCGTGTCCCAGAGCGCCTTCACCGCTTCCGGCGAGAACCCGCCTTCGATCAGCGAGCTGGCCTTCATCCCGGCCTCGAAGCCCTCGTACTCGAGATCGAGGACTTCCTTCTTCTTCTTACCCATGGCCCGGCGGAGCACGTCCGCGCGGCCCATCGTGTATCCGGCCACCTTCTGGCCGATGTGCATGATCTGCTCCTGATAGACGATCAGGCCGTAGGTGTCGGCCAGGATCTCCTTCAGGGGCTCCTCGAGCTGCGGGTGGATCGGCTTGACCTTCTGCCGATTGTTCTTCCGGTCGGCGTAGTCGTTGTGCGCGTTCATGCCCATCGGGCCGGGGCGGTACAGCGCGCCCACCGCCACGATGTCGTCGAACACCGTCGGCTGCATCCGGCGCAGCAGATCCCGCATGGGCCCGCCGTCCAGCTGGAACACGCCGAGCGTGTCCCCCCTGGCGAGCAGCTTGTACGTCTCCGGGTCTTCGACGCCGAGGGTGTCGAGGTCGATGTCGACCCCGCGGTTGGTCTTGATGTTGTCGATCGCGTCACCGATGACGGTGAGGTTCCGCAGGCCCAGGAAGTCCATCTTGAGCAGGCCGATGTTCTCGCACGACGGGTAGTCCCAGCCGGTGATGATCGAGCCGTCGTCACGCTGCCACAGCGGGATGGCGTCGGTCAGCGGGTCACAGGACATGATGACCGCGCAGGCGTGGACGCCGGCGTTGCGGATCAGGCCTTCGAGGCCGCGGGCGGTCTCGAAGATCGTCTTGCACTCTTCGTCGGTCTCGACGAGCGCGCGGACCTCGGCGGCCTCGCCGTAGCGCTCGTGCTTGGAGTCGACGATGCCCGAGAGCGGGATGTCCTTCGCCATGATCGGCGGCGGCAGCGCCTTCGAGATCCGGTCCGCGATCGCGTACCCCGGCTGGCCGAAGTGGACGCGGGCGGAGTCCTTGATGGCCGCCTTGGTCTTAATGGTGCCGAAGGTGATGACCTGCGCGACCTTGTCGACGCCGTACTTGTCGGTGGCGTAGCGGATCATCTCGCCGCGTCGGCGGTCGTCGAAGTCGATGTCGATATCGGGCATCGAAACGCGCTCGGGGTTCAGGAACCGCTCGAACAGCAGTTTCTGCGGGATCGGGTCCAGGTTGGTGATACCGAGGACGTACGCGACCAGCGAACCGGCGGCCGAACCACGGCCGGGGCCGACGCGGATGCCGACCTTGCGGGCGTAGTTGATGAGGTCGGCGACGATGAGGAAGTAGGCGGGGAAGCCCTTCCCGATGATGACGTCGAGCTCGATCTCGATGCGCTCGTTGTAGTACTCGTCCGGGACACCCTCCGGGTATCGCCACTTGAGGCCGCGCGCGACCTCTTCCCGCAGCCAAGTGCCCTGGTCGTAACCCTCGGGAACCCCGAAGAACGGCAGCCGGTCCTTGTGCGTGTACACGTCCTTGTAGGACTCGACGCGCTCGGCGATCAACAGCGTCGAGTCGGCGGCGCCGGGGACTTCCTTGTCCCAGTACTCCCGCATGTCGGCGGCCGACTTCAGGTAGTAGCCGTCACCGTCGAACTTGAACCGGTTCGGATCGTTCAGCGTCTTGCCCGCCTGCACGCACAGCAGTGCGGAGTGCGTGTCGGCCTGGTCCTTGGTGACGTAGTGCGAGTCGTTCGTGGCCAGCGGCCGGATGTCGAGCAGCTTGCCGATCTCGAGCAGGCCCTCGCGGACCGACCGCTCGATCGGCAGGCCGTGGTCCATCAGCTCGAGGAAGAAGTTCTCGCCGCCGAAGATGTCCTTGTAGTCCGACGCGGCCTGGATCGCTTCGGTGCGCTGCCCCAGCCGGAGGCGCGTCTGCACCTCACCGGACGGGCAGCCGGTGGTCGCGATGATGCCTTCGTGGTTCTCCGAGATCAGCTCGCGGTCCATCCGGGGCTTGCGGTAGTAGCCCTGCATGCTCGCGAGCGACGAGAGCTTGAACAGGTTCCGCAGCCCTGTCGCGTTCGCGGCGAGCATCGTCATGTGGGTGTACGAACCGCTACCCGAGACGTCGCCGCCTTCACCGAACTCGTCGGAGCCACGCTGGTTGGCCTGACCCCAGAACACCGGCTTCTTGTGGAAGCGGCTCTCCGGCGCGACGTAGGCCTCGATGCCGATGATCGGCTTGAGCTCGTGCTTGACCGCCTGCTGGTAGAACTCGTCCGCGCCGTACATGTTGCCGTGGTCGGTCATCCCGACCGCGGGCATGCCCAGCCGCGCCGCCTCCTTGAACAAGGGGGCGATCTTCGCCGCACCGTCGAGCATCGAGTACTCGGTGTGCACATGCAGGTGGACGAAGGAATCGTTCGACACCAGCGAAAACCTCCCCTAGGCAGACGGATCCCTGGCTGCGTGACGCGGGCCGGTCCTCCCACCTTATGCGCCGGAGAAACTCGGCGCCCGGGCGGGCCAGCACCTCGGCGAGGGCCAGTCTGTACCTCCGACGAGCCGTCGCCAAGCACCCACGCGGCGCGGGTTTCGCGATGACCTCGGTTACCCCCGAACGGGGCGCTGGGTCAGCCGAGCCGGGACAGCCGCTCGTCGACCACCTCCTTGTCGAACCACTCCGGATCGAACCCGTGGCCGCCCAGCTCATCGAGCAGTACTTCGTTCTCTTCGTCGTACGGATCGCGCAGCGCCTCCAGCAACGTCTCGTAGCCGCTCGCGTCTTCGCATTCCGACGGCGGGGCGGCGCGTTCGCCGTCGAGGCAGCTCGGCGCTTCGGGGAGGGCGACCGTCCGTTCGACGCGGATCCAGTGCCTCCAGTGCCCCGACTCGTAGACGAGCCTGTGGCCGGGCGAGGTGATGACCTGCCCCAGGGTCACTTCGTCGTCCAGACGGTCACCCTCACCGCTCTGGGCGTCGGCGCTGAAGCCGCCGTACGCGGTCTCGAACCGGTGATACCGCCGCTCGTCGCGGTCGAACGCGGCCGCGAGGATCCGGTGCAGCCCGGCGAGGGTGACGTCGGAGCGGACTTCGAGCCGTCGCCAGATCGCGTCGTCCAGCTCGGACAGGGCGACCGTCAGCCGGAGTCCGGTGACCGGCATGGGCGAGGGCAGGACGAGCGGCAACGGATCGGCCGACGACAAGCGGGGCAGCGGTTCGTAGGCGGGAAGACCGAGCCATCGGCGCAGCTGGGCCGCGCGCTCGGGCAGATCGGGCCTCGGATCTGTCCCCAGCTCCAGGAGTTTGGGGACCCTTTCCCGAAACCAGGCGTCGCGATCCGCCTTGGCGATCAGCGCGGCTTCGACCTGGCTTCGGAACTCCTCGGGTGTCAGCGGTGCCTCTGTCACCTCGAAGCCACCGCGAGGCACCGCCAGGGCGTCCGCGGGGTCTGGGTGGAGCTCGATCACGTCGACCTCGCGATCGTTGACCATCACCTCGACACCGACCGAGCGTTTGCCCGCGGTCAGCGTGGCGGCCAGGACCACCCAGTCCTGATCCACCTGGCCTTGGACGACACAGTCCGACAGCTCGATCGGTCCGTGAAGCAGCTTCGGCCAGCGCTCCACCCTGGCCACGTCCAGTGGCGTACGCGTCCGGTGGGAACGCTGGTTCTTCGGTCGTTTGGCGGGCCTGCGGCCACGGCTGACGGGGGACACACGATCAGTATCGCCAGCGGCACCGACAGTTTTCGGCGTCGTGAGCAGCCATGATCCAAAAGTGCTTGCCGACCTGGGCGCGGATGGGCAGACTGACCAGCCGCCAAGATCACCGAACCGCCCGGAGAGTTGATGATCGACCTGCAGGCCATGAACGAACGCGTGATCGCGGAGTTCCGCGCGAACGGCCGCCACGGGGAGGGGCTCCCGACACTGCTGCTCACCACCACCGGCGCCCGCACCGGACGACGGCACGTGACGCCGATGCTGTTCCTGGCCGACGACGACCGCTACGTCGTGTTCGCCGCGAACGGAGGTGCTCCCGGACATCCGGACTGGTACCGCAACCTGGTCGCGGAGCCGTCCGTCGACGTCGAGGCGGACGGAGAGGCCTTCACCGCCCACGCGGCCGAGATCACCGGAGCGGCTCGGGACCGTCTGTTCGCGAAGCAGGCGAAGGCGTTCCCGCGGCTGGCAGAGCACCAGTCGATGACCAGCCGGCCGTTCCCGGTGATCGCGCTCAAACGGGTATGACACGGGTGTGATCCGGGTTAGGACCGCCCTGCCTCAGGTACCTGCTGGGTTCTGACTGCTTCCGTGAAGGGCCCCTTGCCTACCCTGAAGGTAGGGAAGGGGCCCTTCACGGACCTGCGGATCGCCACGCCCGCCCCAGCAGCCACACCGGAGCCGCGGGAAGGGGTCCTTCACGCGGCTCCCAAGTACATGAAGGCCCCCTTCCTTGCGCTTAGCAAGGAAGGGGGCCTTCATGTACTTCAAGCGGGGTCAAGAACGGCGGCTGCGTGGGAAGGGGTCCTTCACCTCGCCCCAGACCGGTACCGCGCTGCGTGTGACACTGGCCACCCCAGCGAGGAAATCCGGTGTCACGACAGAGCTTCGCGGCTGCGAAAGCGCCCAGTACGGCTTCCGATTACCCCGTCGAGGCCGACCTCGCAGGATGGATCCGAGACCTCGGCTGATCGCTTGACAAAGCGTTGAGCCGACCGCACGATCTCGTCTCATGAACCTGTCTGACAGCCAGACAGCCGGACACGGTGGTCCACGACGCGTCAGCGCGATGGAGGCCGTTCTGGCCCACCTTCGCGGCGCCATCGAGCGCGGCGAGTACGAGATCGGCCACAAGCTGCCGTCGGAATCCGCGCTCGGCAAGGAGTTCGAGGTCAGCCGTTCGGTCGTCCGCGAAGCGCTGCGGGGACTGCAGGCGCTCGGGCTCACCGTGTCCAAAACGGGCAAAGGGACCTTCGTGACCGCCAGCGGGCCGGTCGAGAACCCCACCTTCGGGACCTACTCGGCCCGTGACCTGTTCGAGGTCCGGCGCCACGTCGAGATCCCCGTCGCCGGGTACGCGGCCTTGCGGCGCAGCACCGACGACCTCGACCTGCTCGGCCACCTCGTCGAGCGGATGGACCTCGAAACCGACAACACCGCGTGGGTGGCGCTGGACTCCCTGTTCCACATCACCATCGCCCAGGCCTCGGGAAACCCGGTGTTCGGCAAGGTCATCGAGGAGATCCGGGACGCGCTGGCCCGCCAGTCCTCTTTTCTCAACCAATTGGGTGGCCGTCGGACCCGGTCGAACACCGAGCACCGTGAGATCGTCACCGCCATCGCCTCCGGTTCCGAAGCGGACGCCGTCGCGGCGATGACCTCTCATCTCGAGCACGTCGAGAACGCCCTCACCACCATCGTGCGGCCCGGCCACACGACGCACCAGAACAAGGACGACTGACACCGTGACCGAACAGACCCTCAGCGCGGACACCGCGCCGGTGCCGGCCGACGCCGGTGACGCCGGCTACGACAAGGCGTTGAAGCCCCGCCACGTCAACATGATCGCGATCGGTGGCGCCATCGGCACCGGCCTGTTCCTCGGCGCGGGCGGACGGCTCGCGCAGGCGGGCCCCGCGTTGGCGATCGTGTACGCGGTCTGCGGCCTTTTCGCGTTCTTCGTGGTGCGTTCGCTCGGCGAACTCATCCTGTACCGCCCCTCATCGGGCGCCTTCGTTTCCTACGC contains these protein-coding regions:
- a CDS encoding plasmid pRiA4b ORF-3 family protein, with the protein product MARVERWPKLLHGPIELSDCVVQGQVDQDWVVLAATLTAGKRSVGVEVMVNDREVDVIELHPDPADALAVPRGGFEVTEAPLTPEEFRSQVEAALIAKADRDAWFRERVPKLLELGTDPRPDLPERAAQLRRWLGLPAYEPLPRLSSADPLPLVLPSPMPVTGLRLTVALSELDDAIWRRLEVRSDVTLAGLHRILAAAFDRDERRYHRFETAYGGFSADAQSGEGDRLDDEVTLGQVITSPGHRLVYESGHWRHWIRVERTVALPEAPSCLDGERAAPPSECEDASGYETLLEALRDPYDEENEVLLDELGGHGFDPEWFDKEVVDERLSRLG
- a CDS encoding nitroreductase/quinone reductase family protein; amino-acid sequence: MIDLQAMNERVIAEFRANGRHGEGLPTLLLTTTGARTGRRHVTPMLFLADDDRYVVFAANGGAPGHPDWYRNLVAEPSVDVEADGEAFTAHAAEITGAARDRLFAKQAKAFPRLAEHQSMTSRPFPVIALKRV
- a CDS encoding FadR/GntR family transcriptional regulator, with the protein product MEAVLAHLRGAIERGEYEIGHKLPSESALGKEFEVSRSVVREALRGLQALGLTVSKTGKGTFVTASGPVENPTFGTYSARDLFEVRRHVEIPVAGYAALRRSTDDLDLLGHLVERMDLETDNTAWVALDSLFHITIAQASGNPVFGKVIEEIRDALARQSSFLNQLGGRRTRSNTEHREIVTAIASGSEADAVAAMTSHLEHVENALTTIVRPGHTTHQNKDD
- the dnaE gene encoding DNA polymerase III subunit alpha, with protein sequence MSNDSFVHLHVHTEYSMLDGAAKIAPLFKEAARLGMPAVGMTDHGNMYGADEFYQQAVKHELKPIIGIEAYVAPESRFHKKPVFWGQANQRGSDEFGEGGDVSGSGSYTHMTMLAANATGLRNLFKLSSLASMQGYYRKPRMDRELISENHEGIIATTGCPSGEVQTRLRLGQRTEAIQAASDYKDIFGGENFFLELMDHGLPIERSVREGLLEIGKLLDIRPLATNDSHYVTKDQADTHSALLCVQAGKTLNDPNRFKFDGDGYYLKSAADMREYWDKEVPGAADSTLLIAERVESYKDVYTHKDRLPFFGVPEGYDQGTWLREEVARGLKWRYPEGVPDEYYNERIEIELDVIIGKGFPAYFLIVADLINYARKVGIRVGPGRGSAAGSLVAYVLGITNLDPIPQKLLFERFLNPERVSMPDIDIDFDDRRRGEMIRYATDKYGVDKVAQVITFGTIKTKAAIKDSARVHFGQPGYAIADRISKALPPPIMAKDIPLSGIVDSKHERYGEAAEVRALVETDEECKTIFETARGLEGLIRNAGVHACAVIMSCDPLTDAIPLWQRDDGSIITGWDYPSCENIGLLKMDFLGLRNLTVIGDAIDNIKTNRGVDIDLDTLGVEDPETYKLLARGDTLGVFQLDGGPMRDLLRRMQPTVFDDIVAVGALYRPGPMGMNAHNDYADRKNNRQKVKPIHPQLEEPLKEILADTYGLIVYQEQIMHIGQKVAGYTMGRADVLRRAMGKKKKEVLDLEYEGFEAGMKASSLIEGGFSPEAVKALWDTILPFAGYAFNKSHAAAYGLISYWTAYLKANFTPEYMAALLTSVGDNKDKSAVYLSECRRLGIKVLPPDVNESALRFAAVGEDIRFGMGAVRNVGANVVESIIKTREEKGKYSTFTDFLDKSELVACNKRVIESLIKAGGFDSLGNTRLSMIQVHEDAVEAVVPLKRQEAMGQFDLFGFGGDDDAEAVSSSPLAHLKFGEEEYPRKQLLAYEREMLGLYVSAHPLDGAERILRKHAPRPIAAIIADPPKEGELIISGLITSLERRVNKKGEPWAICTVEDMDASLEVLYFPKSYAMFSADLIEDNAVLVKGRVNWREDKMSIFGGGLVPLDLSEIGNGDDDLPLVLLAAAEKIDQSVVSELKQTLLAHKGETPVHLKLVGKNQTVFALYDYPVKVTSMLIGELKGIPGIAAST